In the Phaseolus vulgaris cultivar G19833 chromosome 7, P. vulgaris v2.0, whole genome shotgun sequence genome, one interval contains:
- the LOC137828226 gene encoding uncharacterized protein isoform X4 yields the protein MMKSIFPVFRTKPFSLSTIPLKPFKVSVKPPPPDFDYRREISEESRAAIADSHPELLDLADNGSLVLVQKKRFGPVPSWRTEFVEPEFIWLIGTTHVSKDSAMEVERVVRALRPDNVVVELCRSRAGIMYVSADEDLGKQMRSNMFSLSGTGFFGAVGRSINLGGQTALALRLLLAAFSSKISSDINRPFGDEFRAARKASEEVGAQIVLGDRPIEITLQRAWKAMKWIEKLNLVLTIFRGIASSSNISVNKLKEASRDDDKFQLYEQLSFSYPSLLLPLIHERDTVCISFSCFTCSIWHGH from the exons ATGATGAAGTCAATCTTCCCAGTTTTCAGAACCAAACCATTTTCCCTCTCAACAATACCTCTGAAACCGTTCAAGGTTTCCGTCAAACCCCCACCCCCAGATTTTGATTACAGGCGAGAGATCTCGGAGGAGTCCAGAGCCGCCATAGCCGATTCTCACCCCGAGTTGCTAGACTTAGCCGACAATGGGAGCTTGGTCTTGGTCCAGAAGAAGAGGTTTGGCCCAGTTCCCTCTTGGAGGACCGAATTCGTGGAACCTGAATTCATTTGGTTGATAGGAACTACCCATGTTTCCAAGGATTCGGCTATGGAGGTAGAACGTGTGGTTCGTGCTTTGAGGCCTGATAATGTTGTTGTAGAGCTCTGCAGAAGCAG AGCTGGGATCATGTACGTTTCTGCGGACGAAGATCTTGGGAAACAAATGCGTTCTAACATGTTTTCCTTAAGTGGCACCGGTTTTTTTGGAGCTGTTGGTCGTAGCATAAACCTAG GTGGTCAAACTGCACTAGCATTACGATTACTTTTGGCTGCTTTTTCATCAAAGATTTCTTCAGATATTAATCGCCCTTTTGGTGATGAG TTTCGTGCTGCTCGAAAGGCTTCTGAGGAAGTTGGTGCACAAATAGTTTTAGGAGACCGACCAATTGAAATAACG CTTCAAAGAGCATGGAAGGCTATGAAATGGATTGAGAAACTAAATTTAGTGTTAACTATTTTTCGTGGGATAGCATCTTCATCAAACATTTCTGTAAATAAGCTTAAG GAAGCAAGTAGGGATGATGATAAATTTCAACTTTATGAGCAGCTGAGTTTTTCATATCCTTCCTTATTGTTACCTCTCATACACGAACGAGATACAGTATGTATTTCCTTTTCCTGTTTCACTTGCAG TATCTGGCATGGTCATTGA
- the LOC137828226 gene encoding uncharacterized protein isoform X3, whose product MMKSIFPVFRTKPFSLSTIPLKPFKVSVKPPPPDFDYRREISEESRAAIADSHPELLDLADNGSLVLVQKKRFGPVPSWRTEFVEPEFIWLIGTTHVSKDSAMEVERVVRALRPDNVVVELCRSRAGIMYVSADEDLGKQMRSNMFSLSGTGFFGAVGRSINLGGQTALALRLLLAAFSSKISSDINRPFGDEFRAARKASEEVGAQIVLGDRPIEITLQRAWKAMKWIEKLNLVLTIFRGIASSSNISVNKLKLQEASRDDDKFQLYEQLSFSYPSLLLPLIHERDTVCISFSCFTCSIWHGH is encoded by the exons ATGATGAAGTCAATCTTCCCAGTTTTCAGAACCAAACCATTTTCCCTCTCAACAATACCTCTGAAACCGTTCAAGGTTTCCGTCAAACCCCCACCCCCAGATTTTGATTACAGGCGAGAGATCTCGGAGGAGTCCAGAGCCGCCATAGCCGATTCTCACCCCGAGTTGCTAGACTTAGCCGACAATGGGAGCTTGGTCTTGGTCCAGAAGAAGAGGTTTGGCCCAGTTCCCTCTTGGAGGACCGAATTCGTGGAACCTGAATTCATTTGGTTGATAGGAACTACCCATGTTTCCAAGGATTCGGCTATGGAGGTAGAACGTGTGGTTCGTGCTTTGAGGCCTGATAATGTTGTTGTAGAGCTCTGCAGAAGCAG AGCTGGGATCATGTACGTTTCTGCGGACGAAGATCTTGGGAAACAAATGCGTTCTAACATGTTTTCCTTAAGTGGCACCGGTTTTTTTGGAGCTGTTGGTCGTAGCATAAACCTAG GTGGTCAAACTGCACTAGCATTACGATTACTTTTGGCTGCTTTTTCATCAAAGATTTCTTCAGATATTAATCGCCCTTTTGGTGATGAG TTTCGTGCTGCTCGAAAGGCTTCTGAGGAAGTTGGTGCACAAATAGTTTTAGGAGACCGACCAATTGAAATAACG CTTCAAAGAGCATGGAAGGCTATGAAATGGATTGAGAAACTAAATTTAGTGTTAACTATTTTTCGTGGGATAGCATCTTCATCAAACATTTCTGTAAATAAGCTTAAG TTGCAGGAAGCAAGTAGGGATGATGATAAATTTCAACTTTATGAGCAGCTGAGTTTTTCATATCCTTCCTTATTGTTACCTCTCATACACGAACGAGATACAGTATGTATTTCCTTTTCCTGTTTCACTTGCAG TATCTGGCATGGTCATTGA
- the LOC137828226 gene encoding uncharacterized protein isoform X2 — MMKSIFPVFRTKPFSLSTIPLKPFKVSVKPPPPDFDYRREISEESRAAIADSHPELLDLADNGSLVLVQKKRFGPVPSWRTEFVEPEFIWLIGTTHVSKDSAMEVERVVRALRPDNVVVELCRSRAGIMYVSADEDLGKQMRSNMFSLSGTGFFGAVGRSINLGGQTALALRLLLAAFSSKISSDINRPFGDEFRAARKASEEVGAQIVLGDRPIEITLQRAWKAMKWIEKLNLVLTIFRGIASSSNISVNKLKEASRDDDKFQLYEQLSFSYPSLLLPLIHERDTYLAWSLKRSKAVNNSKRVVGVIGKGHMNGVIYALLCDTENLRFRDLVGKDSYGGGSGGWIGGLVKSLVRDTIIAIFLWALYEFLNGGT, encoded by the exons ATGATGAAGTCAATCTTCCCAGTTTTCAGAACCAAACCATTTTCCCTCTCAACAATACCTCTGAAACCGTTCAAGGTTTCCGTCAAACCCCCACCCCCAGATTTTGATTACAGGCGAGAGATCTCGGAGGAGTCCAGAGCCGCCATAGCCGATTCTCACCCCGAGTTGCTAGACTTAGCCGACAATGGGAGCTTGGTCTTGGTCCAGAAGAAGAGGTTTGGCCCAGTTCCCTCTTGGAGGACCGAATTCGTGGAACCTGAATTCATTTGGTTGATAGGAACTACCCATGTTTCCAAGGATTCGGCTATGGAGGTAGAACGTGTGGTTCGTGCTTTGAGGCCTGATAATGTTGTTGTAGAGCTCTGCAGAAGCAG AGCTGGGATCATGTACGTTTCTGCGGACGAAGATCTTGGGAAACAAATGCGTTCTAACATGTTTTCCTTAAGTGGCACCGGTTTTTTTGGAGCTGTTGGTCGTAGCATAAACCTAG GTGGTCAAACTGCACTAGCATTACGATTACTTTTGGCTGCTTTTTCATCAAAGATTTCTTCAGATATTAATCGCCCTTTTGGTGATGAG TTTCGTGCTGCTCGAAAGGCTTCTGAGGAAGTTGGTGCACAAATAGTTTTAGGAGACCGACCAATTGAAATAACG CTTCAAAGAGCATGGAAGGCTATGAAATGGATTGAGAAACTAAATTTAGTGTTAACTATTTTTCGTGGGATAGCATCTTCATCAAACATTTCTGTAAATAAGCTTAAG GAAGCAAGTAGGGATGATGATAAATTTCAACTTTATGAGCAGCTGAGTTTTTCATATCCTTCCTTATTGTTACCTCTCATACACGAACGAGATACA TATCTGGCATGGTCATTGAAGAGGAGCAAAGCTGTGAATAACAGTAAAAGAGTTGTGGGTGTGATAGGAAAAGGCCATATGAACGGCGTAATATATGCACTGTTATGCGACACAGAAAATTTGAGATTTCGGGACCTTGTAGGGAAAGATTCGTATGGTGGAGGTTCTGGTGGTTGGATCGGTGGCCTAGTCAAGAGTTTAGTGAGGGATACAATCATTGCCATCTTCTTATGGGCCTTATATGAATTCCTAAATGGAGGAACATAA
- the LOC137828226 gene encoding uncharacterized protein isoform X1 yields the protein MMKSIFPVFRTKPFSLSTIPLKPFKVSVKPPPPDFDYRREISEESRAAIADSHPELLDLADNGSLVLVQKKRFGPVPSWRTEFVEPEFIWLIGTTHVSKDSAMEVERVVRALRPDNVVVELCRSRAGIMYVSADEDLGKQMRSNMFSLSGTGFFGAVGRSINLGGQTALALRLLLAAFSSKISSDINRPFGDEFRAARKASEEVGAQIVLGDRPIEITLQRAWKAMKWIEKLNLVLTIFRGIASSSNISVNKLKLQEASRDDDKFQLYEQLSFSYPSLLLPLIHERDTYLAWSLKRSKAVNNSKRVVGVIGKGHMNGVIYALLCDTENLRFRDLVGKDSYGGGSGGWIGGLVKSLVRDTIIAIFLWALYEFLNGGT from the exons ATGATGAAGTCAATCTTCCCAGTTTTCAGAACCAAACCATTTTCCCTCTCAACAATACCTCTGAAACCGTTCAAGGTTTCCGTCAAACCCCCACCCCCAGATTTTGATTACAGGCGAGAGATCTCGGAGGAGTCCAGAGCCGCCATAGCCGATTCTCACCCCGAGTTGCTAGACTTAGCCGACAATGGGAGCTTGGTCTTGGTCCAGAAGAAGAGGTTTGGCCCAGTTCCCTCTTGGAGGACCGAATTCGTGGAACCTGAATTCATTTGGTTGATAGGAACTACCCATGTTTCCAAGGATTCGGCTATGGAGGTAGAACGTGTGGTTCGTGCTTTGAGGCCTGATAATGTTGTTGTAGAGCTCTGCAGAAGCAG AGCTGGGATCATGTACGTTTCTGCGGACGAAGATCTTGGGAAACAAATGCGTTCTAACATGTTTTCCTTAAGTGGCACCGGTTTTTTTGGAGCTGTTGGTCGTAGCATAAACCTAG GTGGTCAAACTGCACTAGCATTACGATTACTTTTGGCTGCTTTTTCATCAAAGATTTCTTCAGATATTAATCGCCCTTTTGGTGATGAG TTTCGTGCTGCTCGAAAGGCTTCTGAGGAAGTTGGTGCACAAATAGTTTTAGGAGACCGACCAATTGAAATAACG CTTCAAAGAGCATGGAAGGCTATGAAATGGATTGAGAAACTAAATTTAGTGTTAACTATTTTTCGTGGGATAGCATCTTCATCAAACATTTCTGTAAATAAGCTTAAG TTGCAGGAAGCAAGTAGGGATGATGATAAATTTCAACTTTATGAGCAGCTGAGTTTTTCATATCCTTCCTTATTGTTACCTCTCATACACGAACGAGATACA TATCTGGCATGGTCATTGAAGAGGAGCAAAGCTGTGAATAACAGTAAAAGAGTTGTGGGTGTGATAGGAAAAGGCCATATGAACGGCGTAATATATGCACTGTTATGCGACACAGAAAATTTGAGATTTCGGGACCTTGTAGGGAAAGATTCGTATGGTGGAGGTTCTGGTGGTTGGATCGGTGGCCTAGTCAAGAGTTTAGTGAGGGATACAATCATTGCCATCTTCTTATGGGCCTTATATGAATTCCTAAATGGAGGAACATAA
- the LOC137828226 gene encoding uncharacterized protein isoform X5, giving the protein MYVSADEDLGKQMRSNMFSLSGTGFFGAVGRSINLGGQTALALRLLLAAFSSKISSDINRPFGDEFRAARKASEEVGAQIVLGDRPIEITLQRAWKAMKWIEKLNLVLTIFRGIASSSNISVNKLKLQEASRDDDKFQLYEQLSFSYPSLLLPLIHERDTYLAWSLKRSKAVNNSKRVVGVIGKGHMNGVIYALLCDTENLRFRDLVGKDSYGGGSGGWIGGLVKSLVRDTIIAIFLWALYEFLNGGT; this is encoded by the exons ATGTACGTTTCTGCGGACGAAGATCTTGGGAAACAAATGCGTTCTAACATGTTTTCCTTAAGTGGCACCGGTTTTTTTGGAGCTGTTGGTCGTAGCATAAACCTAG GTGGTCAAACTGCACTAGCATTACGATTACTTTTGGCTGCTTTTTCATCAAAGATTTCTTCAGATATTAATCGCCCTTTTGGTGATGAG TTTCGTGCTGCTCGAAAGGCTTCTGAGGAAGTTGGTGCACAAATAGTTTTAGGAGACCGACCAATTGAAATAACG CTTCAAAGAGCATGGAAGGCTATGAAATGGATTGAGAAACTAAATTTAGTGTTAACTATTTTTCGTGGGATAGCATCTTCATCAAACATTTCTGTAAATAAGCTTAAG TTGCAGGAAGCAAGTAGGGATGATGATAAATTTCAACTTTATGAGCAGCTGAGTTTTTCATATCCTTCCTTATTGTTACCTCTCATACACGAACGAGATACA TATCTGGCATGGTCATTGAAGAGGAGCAAAGCTGTGAATAACAGTAAAAGAGTTGTGGGTGTGATAGGAAAAGGCCATATGAACGGCGTAATATATGCACTGTTATGCGACACAGAAAATTTGAGATTTCGGGACCTTGTAGGGAAAGATTCGTATGGTGGAGGTTCTGGTGGTTGGATCGGTGGCCTAGTCAAGAGTTTAGTGAGGGATACAATCATTGCCATCTTCTTATGGGCCTTATATGAATTCCTAAATGGAGGAACATAA